A section of the Oenanthe melanoleuca isolate GR-GAL-2019-014 chromosome 6, OMel1.0, whole genome shotgun sequence genome encodes:
- the LOC130255015 gene encoding uncharacterized protein LOC130255015 isoform X1 yields the protein MFARLVVPVGGGGWQNESLGRDYRSPCAGLGAGGRQCSPESWGDVGEISYFFSRFTSSFHCECPGAGGAASPEEAPPVGQRAAGAGPSRLSSPGHPRQPGGPGGSSRSGSVRANTKKQQFPGKTREGKNLLFPRARLSSGWGGSKWRHGWAALLRCSCQARGLVLGNSYGSNKK from the exons ATGTTTGCACGGCTGGTGGTCCCGGTTGGAGGCGGTGGCTGGCAAAACGAGTCCCTTGGTCGGGACTACCGCAGCCCCTgcgcggggctgggggcgggaGGGCGGCAGTGCTCTCCCGAGAGCTGGGGAGACGTCGGTGAGATCTCTTATTTCTTCTCCAG gttCACTTCCAGTTTCCATTGCGAGTGCCCcggagcaggaggagcagcttcCCCCGAGGAAGCGCCTCCCGTCGGGCAGCGGGCAGCGGGCGCTGGCCCCTCCCGGCTCTCCAGCCCTGGCCACCCTCGGCagcccgggggtcccgggggtaGCAGCAGGAGCGGCTCGGTCAGGGCCAATACGAAGAAGCAACAGTTCCCTGGCAAGACGAGGGAAGGGAAGAACCTGCTTTTCCCCCGGGCAAGGCTTTCTTCGGGATGGGGAGGGAGCAAGTGGCGGCACGGCTGGGCTGCCTTGCTCCGCTGCTCTTGCCAGGCGCGGGGGCTAGTGTTGGGGAACAGCTACGGGAGCAACAAAAAATAG
- the LOC130255015 gene encoding uncharacterized protein LOC130255015 isoform X2, protein MFARLVVPVGGGGWQNESLGRDYRSPCAGLGAGGRQCSPESWGDVGSLPVSIASAPEQEEQLPPRKRLPSGSGQRALAPPGSPALATLGSPGVPGVAAGAARSGPIRRSNSSLARRGKGRTCFSPGQGFLRDGEGASGGTAGLPCSAALARRGG, encoded by the exons ATGTTTGCACGGCTGGTGGTCCCGGTTGGAGGCGGTGGCTGGCAAAACGAGTCCCTTGGTCGGGACTACCGCAGCCCCTgcgcggggctgggggcgggaGGGCGGCAGTGCTCTCCCGAGAGCTGGGGAGACGTCG gttCACTTCCAGTTTCCATTGCGAGTGCCCcggagcaggaggagcagcttcCCCCGAGGAAGCGCCTCCCGTCGGGCAGCGGGCAGCGGGCGCTGGCCCCTCCCGGCTCTCCAGCCCTGGCCACCCTCGGCagcccgggggtcccgggggtaGCAGCAGGAGCGGCTCGGTCAGGGCCAATACGAAGAAGCAACAGTTCCCTGGCAAGACGAGGGAAGGGAAGAACCTGCTTTTCCCCCGGGCAAGGCTTTCTTCGGGATGGGGAGGGAGCAAGTGGCGGCACGGCTGGGCTGCCTTGCTCCGCTGCTCTTGCCAGGCGCGGGGGCTAG